One genomic segment of Hordeum vulgare subsp. vulgare chromosome 2H, MorexV3_pseudomolecules_assembly, whole genome shotgun sequence includes these proteins:
- the LOC123429276 gene encoding uncharacterized protein LOC123429276, with protein sequence MDTEFCSVYDVPIDQLINVPPDESDLHRCWEDFGGQLVVPHCPSTYDEAPDATPLEPERGWRRKRGPRKRRVLLCTDQIWHLGNHFGDTSCPLPNTPTASEGQECARRTNNGHWTPEEVATLVDGVEDCGVARWSAMKKKWFPESVRSAINLKDKWRNLLESYTGNAERRRYLHLDKKLIKRIQKAALDNPYPKPRGTDE encoded by the exons ATGGACACTGAATTCTGTTCGGTGTACGACGTGCCGATCGACCAGCTGATCAACGTACCCCCAGATGAGAGCGATCTCCACAGATGTTGGGAAG ACTTTGGAGGCCAACTTGTAGTTCCACACTGTCCATCTACTTACGACGAGGCGCCAGACGCCACGCCGCTGGAGCCGGAGAGAGGCTGGAGGCGCAAGAGAGGCCCTCGGAAGAGAAGGGTACTGTTATGCACAGATCAAATCTGGCATCTCGGTAACCATTTTGGG GACACGTCCTGCCCTCTCCCGAACACGCCCACCGCGAGTGAAGGCCAAGAATGTGCACGTAGAACCAACAACGGCCACTGGACACCTGAAGAGGTTGCGACGCTGGTGGATGGCGTCGAAGACTGCGGGGTTGCACGATGGTCTGCGATGAAGAAGAAATGGTTTCCAGAGTCTGTTCGATCTGCAATCAATCTCAAG GATAAGTGGAGAAATCTCCTGGAATCGTACACG GGAAATGCCGAAAGACGACGCTATCTGCATCTTGACAAGAAACTGATCAAACGAATCCAAAAGGCAGCACTCGACAACCCGTATCCAAAACCAAGGGGCACCGACGAATGA